A region of Necator americanus strain Aroian chromosome I, whole genome shotgun sequence DNA encodes the following proteins:
- a CDS encoding hypothetical protein (NECATOR_CHRI.G869.T2) — MSIYCAECRLGIKCSDAVQLVPCLHVICIKCQQKTRKTSKVCPARHCYSPLVPPIDIRWNPCEYERCLRKLAIAGDVYHTACQHDLCAQCFDDAYKTIIHTIVGAGVSTNFTSGRLGKGPVHF, encoded by the exons ATGTCGATATACTGTGCAGAGTGTCGCTTGGGCATTAAATGCAGCGATGCGGTCCAACTGGTCCCCTGTCTACATGTGATTTGCATAAAATGCCaacagaaaacgagaaaaaccagtaaa GTTTGCCCAGCAAGACATTGTTACTCTCCATTGGTCCCTCCAATAGACATTCGATGGAATCCATGTGAATACGAACGATGCCTCCGAAAACTCGCGATTGCTGGAGATGTTTACCACACGGCCTGTCAGCACGACCTCTGTGCACAATGTTTCGATGATGCCTATAAAAC GATCATACAtacgatagtcggagccggtgttTCTACCAATttcacttctggacggttGGGAAAGGGACCTGTTCACTTTTAG
- a CDS encoding hypothetical protein (NECATOR_CHRI.G871.T2), which produces MIEQIEFTSITASNNMFRIVESEKRPKFLVVPSGQIIFFSLTRYRRRGCRGRGRLVSSVVVTCDDCYAAPAPVPAPAPYAPAPAYAAPPPPPPPPPPPPPPPPPPPSYGGGQGAGGPYASPPIVVPTIVIPSGGAGGGVPGGGPALGGTYAGAGGGIGAGDAGLGGGVGGVGGGSYQGPAVGGGPTIGAGAYSQGPAIGGGGVGGATYAQGPAVGGGGIGGGGIGGGAYQQGPAIGGDVGGIGGGIGGGSYAQGGGGGGGIGGGAYAQGGGGGGGIGGGAYAQGGGGGGGIGGGGYAQGGGGGGGIGGGSYAQGGGGGGIGGGAYAQGGGGGGIGGGAYTQGGGGGGGIGGGSYTQGGGVGIGGGVGYQPGPSTGGIVGGGESAGLGSYQDSAAAGGNGGAYHGPSVGVGGQSEIAPAAPLPGPTYQQGPVEGGSEQIEVKPETVVTEPQEPEVTVTETHVEPVDSGSEQAQIETKPGPAPVPAPVPVPEPAPAPAPVPAPSPAPAPTITETVHQIVTDAPKEESSYDDIVEEQQTADNAQHPSGASPATNEVDYANEGGDEGNCDDAELKAIVEGALGSERDNLEAARKIESDAAAKFGGRFNAIVSDAEFAYVNWYGKRNCQLRVGNRHSLTWED; this is translated from the exons ATGATCGAACAGATTGAATTCACCTCAATTACGGCGTCAAACAATATGTTCCGCATCGTGGAATCAGAGAAACGGCCTAAATTCTTAGTG gTTCCGTCCGGACAGATAATCTTCTTCTCGCTAACCAGATATCGTCGTCGTGGTTGTCGTGGTCGTGGTCGGCTAGTCTCATCTGTCGTCGTAACGTGCGACGACTG TTATGCGGCACCTGCTCCTGTCCCAGCACCAGCTCCATACGCGCCTGCTCCAGCATATGctgcaccaccaccaccaccaccgcctccacctccaccaccaccaccacctccaccgCCACCATCATACGGTGGTGGCCAG GGTGCCGGTGGCCCATACGCTTCACCTCCCATTGTTGTACCAACAATCGTAATTCCTTCCGGAGGCGCAGGAGGTGGTGTACCAGGAGGTGGACCAGCACTAGGCGGGACATATGCGGGTGCCGGTGGTGGTATCGGAGCCGGCGATGCTGGCCTAGGAGGAggtgtaggcggtgttggagGAGGATCATACCAAGGACCAGCAGTTGGAGGCGGTCCAACCATTGGTGCAGGTGCTTACTCCCAAGGACCAGCAATTGGCGGTGGAGGTGTAGGAGGCGCCACCTATGCACAAGGTCCAGCCGTTGGAGGTGGAGGTATCGGAGGTGGAGGTATCGGAGGTGGAGCCTATCAGCAAGGTCCAGCCATTGGAGGTGACGTTGGAGGCATAGGAGGAGGCATCGGAGGAGGTTCCTACGCACAAGGTGGAGGAGGCGGTGGAGGCATTGGAGGAGGTGCATACGCACAAGGTGGAGGAGGCGGTGGAGGCATTGGAGGAGGTGCATACGCACAAGGTGGAGGAGGCGGTGGAGGCATTGGAGGAGGTGGATACGCACAAGGTggaggaggtggtggaggCATCGGAGGAGGTTCCTACGCACAaggtggaggtggtggaggCATTGGAGGAGGTGCATACGCACAAGGTGGAGGCGGTGGAGGCATTGGAGGAGGTGCATACACACAAGGTGGAGGAGGCGGCGGAGGCATCGGAGGTGGTTCATACACGCAAGGTGGAGGAGTCGGAATTGGAGGTGGAGTAGGGTACCAACCAGGACCATCCACCGGAGGTATCGTAGGCGGAGGTGAAAGCGCGGGACTCGGATCTTATCAAGATTCAGCCGCAGCAGGTGGAAACGGAGGTGCTTACCATGGTCCTTCTGTGGGTGTCGGAGGACAATCAGAAATCGCACCAGCCGCTCCTCTGCCCGGACCAACTTACCAGCAAGGACCTGTTGAAGGCGGCAGCGAACAGATTGAAGTGAAGCCAGAGACGGTTGTCACAGAACCCCAAGAGCCTGAG GTCACCGTCACAGAAACACACGTTGAACCGGTTGACTCAGGTTCTGAACAAGCGCAAATTGAAACTAAACCTGGTCCTGCTCCAGTTCCGGCGCCAGTGCCAGTACCAGAGCCAGCTCCAGCACCAGCTCCAGTACCAGCTCCTAGCCCAGCTCCGGCTCCGACGATCACTGAAACCGTTCATCAAATAGTTACTGATGCTCCCAAAG AGGAATCAAGCTACGATGACATTGTTGAAGAGCAGCAAACTGCTGACAACGCTCAACACCCATCT GGGGCCTCTCCGGCAACCAATGAGGTTGACTACGCAAATGAAGGAGGCGATGAAGGGAACTGTGATGATGCCGAATTGAAGGCTATTGTTGAAGGAGCTCTTGGATCTGAGAGG GACAACCTTGAAGCCGCTCGTAAGATTGAAAGCGACGCGGCAGCAAAGTTCGGTGGTCGATTTAACGCCATAGTTTCGGACGCGGAATTTGCGTACGTGAACTGGTACGGTAAACGAAACTGTCAACTACGTGTCGGAAATCGTCATTCGCTCACCTGGGAGGACTAA
- a CDS encoding hypothetical protein (NECATOR_CHRI.G870.T1): MALSSNQLSFYSHGRNPSVPCASLRPLLHSAFPLEFLGTDCFCLDRQGWVVLCIHTLRLYLILVVYLELHKPTINVGTGGVISDENIFMSIFPTSIFSKRKQCIGMRET; the protein is encoded by the exons ATGGCTTTATCATCGAATCAGCTCTCATTTTACAGCCATGGCAG GAACCCCTCTGTTCCCTGTGCCTCTCTGCGTCCTTTACTTCACTCCGCATTTCCGTTGGAATTTCTTGGCACAG atTGCTTCTGCCTAGACAGGCAAGGTTGGGTCGTATTGTGTATCCATACTCTGCGTCTCTACCTCATCCTTGTAGTATATTTAGAGCTGCACAAACCGACGATCAACGTAGGAACA GGGGGAGTTATTAGCGATGAAAATATCTTTATGAGTATCTTCCCTACTTCTATTTTCTCCAAACGAAAGCAGTGCATCGGGATGCGCGAGACATGA
- a CDS encoding hypothetical protein (NECATOR_CHRI.G869.T1), which yields MSEPPTPEEDPALPYRTNIQDSPQTSKNNNAQCPVGGCGAPLNEDDELEQCEGYCHASYEIDKMVALPCCQVYMCQPCAKKWTEGKGTCPPGKCLQKGSSRMKRGKRTPIKTPCSGQPECEGEVLRNFPSEMECEHEVCINCLAKALEECERNNSPPVCPNEACRLPYRCETVLALKALFPERAAYFSRFDLESHYSMEALRDDTITPISIQRKATLQKIELKVCFCEDEENQAPVEFEKTGPLGDLLREIRRVLKIMNTDKVYGYFKRDGDEEKQLDLCPKLIQTPVDKIGINKDTLILVDITGIVNNKATKKAAGNPVAKK from the exons ATGAGCGAACCTCCCACCCCTGAAGAGGATCCAGCTCTTCCTTATCGCACCAATATTCAAGATAGTCCGCAGACttcaaaaaa TAACAATGCTCAGTGCCCAGTTGGTGGATGTGGTGCACCGCTCAACGAAGATGATGAACTGGAACAATGTGAAGGATATTGCCATGCCAGTTATGAAATCGATAAAATGGTTGCACTTCCGTGTTGTCAG GTCTACATGTGTCAACCGTGTgcaaagaaatggacagaggGCAAAGGCACCTGCCCACCTGGGAAATGTCTGCAGAAAGGAAGTTCAAGAATGAAAAGGGGAAAGAGAACACCT ATCAAAACGCCGTGCTCAGGACAACCCGAATGTGAGGGGGAAGTGCTAAGAAATTTCCCGTCAGAAATGGAATGCGAGCATGAGGTCTGCATCAATTGTTTAGCGAAAGCGCTGGAAGAGTGCGAACGCAata ACTCACCACCTGTTTGTCCCAATGAGGCGTGTCGTTTGCCGTATCGCTGCGAAACGGTGCTGGCGCTGAAGGCGCTGTTTCCAGAACGAGCAGCCTACTTCAGTCGCTTTGACCTCGAGTCACATTACTCGATGGAAGCCCTGAGAGATGACACTATTACG CCTATATCAATCCAACGAAAGGCAACCTTACAGAAGATTGAACTAAAG GTGTGCTTTTGTGAGGATGAAGAAAATCAAGCGCCTGTGGAGTTTGAGAAAACAGGACCACTAGGGGATCTTCTACGAGAGATTCGTCGAGTGCTGAAAATTATGAACACGGACAAG GTTTACGGCTATTTCAAACGTGACGgggatgaagaaaaacaactggaTCTCTGTCCGAAGCTCATTCAAACGCCTGTAGACAAAATCGGTATCAACAAG GACACTCTTATCCTCGTTGATATAACCGGGATCGTGAACAACAAAGCAACAAAGAAAGCCGCCGGTAATCCAGTCGCTAAGAAGTAA
- a CDS encoding hypothetical protein (NECATOR_CHRI.G869.T3), producing the protein MRFWDTIYNDGVIRCIGGDRCHFECRLGIKCSDAVQLVPCLHVICIKCQQKTRKTSKVCPARHCYSPLVPPIDIRWNPCEYERCLRKLAIAGDVYHTACQHDLCAQCFDDAYKTNNAQCPVGGCGAPLNEDDELEQCEGYCHASYEIDKMVALPCCQVYMCQPCAKKWTEGKGTCPPGKCLQKGSSRMKRGKRTPIKTPCSGQPECEGEVLRNFPSEMECEHEVCINCLAKALEECERNNSPPVCPNEACRLPYRCETVLALKALFPERAAYFSRFDLESHYSMEALRDDTITPISIQRKATLQKIELKVCFCEDEENQAPVEFEKTGPLGDLLREIRRVLKIMNTDKVYGYFKRDGDEEKQLDLCPKLIQTPVDKIGINKDTLILVDITGIVNNKATKKAAGNPVAKK; encoded by the exons ATGCGCTTCTGGGACACCATCTACAACGATGGTGTCATTCGGTGTATTGGTGGCGACCGATGTCATTTCG AGTGTCGCTTGGGCATTAAATGCAGCGATGCGGTCCAACTGGTCCCCTGTCTACATGTGATTTGCATAAAATGCCaacagaaaacgagaaaaaccagtaaa GTTTGCCCAGCAAGACATTGTTACTCTCCATTGGTCCCTCCAATAGACATTCGATGGAATCCATGTGAATACGAACGATGCCTCCGAAAACTCGCGATTGCTGGAGATGTTTACCACACGGCCTGTCAGCACGACCTCTGTGCACAATGTTTCGATGATGCCTATAAAAC TAACAATGCTCAGTGCCCAGTTGGTGGATGTGGTGCACCGCTCAACGAAGATGATGAACTGGAACAATGTGAAGGATATTGCCATGCCAGTTATGAAATCGATAAAATGGTTGCACTTCCGTGTTGTCAG GTCTACATGTGTCAACCGTGTgcaaagaaatggacagaggGCAAAGGCACCTGCCCACCTGGGAAATGTCTGCAGAAAGGAAGTTCAAGAATGAAAAGGGGAAAGAGAACACCT ATCAAAACGCCGTGCTCAGGACAACCCGAATGTGAGGGGGAAGTGCTAAGAAATTTCCCGTCAGAAATGGAATGCGAGCATGAGGTCTGCATCAATTGTTTAGCGAAAGCGCTGGAAGAGTGCGAACGCAata ACTCACCACCTGTTTGTCCCAATGAGGCGTGTCGTTTGCCGTATCGCTGCGAAACGGTGCTGGCGCTGAAGGCGCTGTTTCCAGAACGAGCAGCCTACTTCAGTCGCTTTGACCTCGAGTCACATTACTCGATGGAAGCCCTGAGAGATGACACTATTACG CCTATATCAATCCAACGAAAGGCAACCTTACAGAAGATTGAACTAAAG GTGTGCTTTTGTGAGGATGAAGAAAATCAAGCGCCTGTGGAGTTTGAGAAAACAGGACCACTAGGGGATCTTCTACGAGAGATTCGTCGAGTGCTGAAAATTATGAACACGGACAAG GTTTACGGCTATTTCAAACGTGACGgggatgaagaaaaacaactggaTCTCTGTCCGAAGCTCATTCAAACGCCTGTAGACAAAATCGGTATCAACAAG GACACTCTTATCCTCGTTGATATAACCGGGATCGTGAACAACAAAGCAACAAAGAAAGCCGCCGGTAATCCAGTCGCTAAGAAGTAA
- a CDS encoding hypothetical protein (NECATOR_CHRI.G871.T1): MRLLLSLLFAVGPAYACFGGGSQCCPPSQPSCGVGPPCSSSSYAAPAPVPAPAPYAPAPAYAAPPPPPPPPPPPPPPPPPPPSYGGGQGAGGPYASPPIVVPTIVIPSGGAGGGVPGGGPALGGTYAGAGGGIGAGDAGLGGGVGGVGGGSYQGPAVGGGPTIGAGAYSQGPAIGGGGVGGATYAQGPAVGGGGIGGGGIGGGAYQQGPAIGGDVGGIGGGIGGGSYAQGGGGGGGIGGGAYAQGGGGGGGIGGGAYAQGGGGGGGIGGGGYAQGGGGGGGIGGGSYAQGGGGGGIGGGAYAQGGGGGGIGGGAYTQGGGGGGGIGGGSYTQGGGVGIGGGVGYQPGPSTGGIVGGGESAGLGSYQDSAAAGGNGGAYHGPSVGVGGQSEIAPAAPLPGPTYQQGPVEGGSEQIEVKPETVVTEPQEPEVTVTETHVEPVDSGSEQAQIETKPGPAPVPAPVPVPEPAPAPAPVPAPSPAPAPTITETVHQIVTDAPKEESSYDDIVEEQQTADNAQHPSGASPATNEVDYANEGGDEGNCDDAELKAIVEGALGSERDNLEAARKIESDAAAKFGGRFNAIVSDAEFAYVNWYGKRNCQLRVGNRHSLTWED; encoded by the exons ATGCGCCTTCTTCTATCGTTACTATTCGCCGTCGGACCCGCGTACGCATGTTTCG GAGGTGGCTCCCAATGCTGTCCTCCATCCCAGCCAAGTTGTGGTGTCGGCCCTCCATGCTCTAGTTCGAG TTATGCGGCACCTGCTCCTGTCCCAGCACCAGCTCCATACGCGCCTGCTCCAGCATATGctgcaccaccaccaccaccaccgcctccacctccaccaccaccaccacctccaccgCCACCATCATACGGTGGTGGCCAG GGTGCCGGTGGCCCATACGCTTCACCTCCCATTGTTGTACCAACAATCGTAATTCCTTCCGGAGGCGCAGGAGGTGGTGTACCAGGAGGTGGACCAGCACTAGGCGGGACATATGCGGGTGCCGGTGGTGGTATCGGAGCCGGCGATGCTGGCCTAGGAGGAggtgtaggcggtgttggagGAGGATCATACCAAGGACCAGCAGTTGGAGGCGGTCCAACCATTGGTGCAGGTGCTTACTCCCAAGGACCAGCAATTGGCGGTGGAGGTGTAGGAGGCGCCACCTATGCACAAGGTCCAGCCGTTGGAGGTGGAGGTATCGGAGGTGGAGGTATCGGAGGTGGAGCCTATCAGCAAGGTCCAGCCATTGGAGGTGACGTTGGAGGCATAGGAGGAGGCATCGGAGGAGGTTCCTACGCACAAGGTGGAGGAGGCGGTGGAGGCATTGGAGGAGGTGCATACGCACAAGGTGGAGGAGGCGGTGGAGGCATTGGAGGAGGTGCATACGCACAAGGTGGAGGAGGCGGTGGAGGCATTGGAGGAGGTGGATACGCACAAGGTggaggaggtggtggaggCATCGGAGGAGGTTCCTACGCACAaggtggaggtggtggaggCATTGGAGGAGGTGCATACGCACAAGGTGGAGGCGGTGGAGGCATTGGAGGAGGTGCATACACACAAGGTGGAGGAGGCGGCGGAGGCATCGGAGGTGGTTCATACACGCAAGGTGGAGGAGTCGGAATTGGAGGTGGAGTAGGGTACCAACCAGGACCATCCACCGGAGGTATCGTAGGCGGAGGTGAAAGCGCGGGACTCGGATCTTATCAAGATTCAGCCGCAGCAGGTGGAAACGGAGGTGCTTACCATGGTCCTTCTGTGGGTGTCGGAGGACAATCAGAAATCGCACCAGCCGCTCCTCTGCCCGGACCAACTTACCAGCAAGGACCTGTTGAAGGCGGCAGCGAACAGATTGAAGTGAAGCCAGAGACGGTTGTCACAGAACCCCAAGAGCCTGAG GTCACCGTCACAGAAACACACGTTGAACCGGTTGACTCAGGTTCTGAACAAGCGCAAATTGAAACTAAACCTGGTCCTGCTCCAGTTCCGGCGCCAGTGCCAGTACCAGAGCCAGCTCCAGCACCAGCTCCAGTACCAGCTCCTAGCCCAGCTCCGGCTCCGACGATCACTGAAACCGTTCATCAAATAGTTACTGATGCTCCCAAAG AGGAATCAAGCTACGATGACATTGTTGAAGAGCAGCAAACTGCTGACAACGCTCAACACCCATCT GGGGCCTCTCCGGCAACCAATGAGGTTGACTACGCAAATGAAGGAGGCGATGAAGGGAACTGTGATGATGCCGAATTGAAGGCTATTGTTGAAGGAGCTCTTGGATCTGAGAGG GACAACCTTGAAGCCGCTCGTAAGATTGAAAGCGACGCGGCAGCAAAGTTCGGTGGTCGATTTAACGCCATAGTTTCGGACGCGGAATTTGCGTACGTGAACTGGTACGGTAAACGAAACTGTCAACTACGTGTCGGAAATCGTCATTCGCTCACCTGGGAGGACTAA